In the Thermosipho japonicus genome, one interval contains:
- a CDS encoding RES domain-containing protein: MKNDENYCCTKCFEDNHIKDYIKSKGTIGKCSICQKENVHISKFSDVANFIIEGLRKAYDIVENEGFWDPEAKCFKNPVNDNNIGKSIFKILFSEEKIFSNDFDEKAAKEFLQKLMNSIKPTKRDIAKGDNDLYSDIESPNWMFIGEFYYSEDEEKKKKLFYSWNEFKKVTKYNFRFFDVSKCKKRIELLRELKNIFNKMEKELPEGKTLYRSRIYNNPLENLKIPCDIGPAPINNTKNNRFSPAGISYMYLSEDMETCINEVNPQIKDNVLVGEFKLKKKINILNLTDSPVKSIFCNDYDHKVRMIFKNFIIKFAEEVSKPMKISDNKEIEYVPTQVLSEYVRKLGYKGIMYKSSLNKDSYNYVLFFGPEDDNNEYIEYFENYLELKNLFNVEITKIKITYKKKN; this comes from the coding sequence ATGAAAAATGATGAAAATTATTGTTGTACAAAGTGTTTTGAAGATAACCATATAAAAGATTACATAAAAAGCAAAGGAACAATAGGAAAATGTAGTATATGCCAAAAGGAGAACGTTCATATTTCAAAATTTTCTGATGTTGCTAATTTTATTATAGAAGGTTTGAGAAAAGCATACGATATCGTTGAAAATGAAGGATTCTGGGATCCAGAGGCAAAATGCTTTAAAAACCCTGTAAATGATAACAATATAGGGAAATCAATATTTAAAATACTCTTTTCTGAAGAAAAGATCTTTTCTAACGATTTTGATGAAAAAGCTGCAAAAGAATTTTTGCAAAAGTTAATGAATTCTATTAAACCAACTAAAAGAGATATAGCAAAAGGTGATAACGATTTGTACTCTGATATAGAAAGTCCAAATTGGATGTTTATAGGTGAGTTTTATTATTCTGAGGATGAGGAAAAAAAGAAAAAATTATTTTATTCTTGGAATGAGTTCAAAAAAGTTACAAAATATAATTTTAGATTCTTTGACGTATCCAAATGTAAAAAAAGAATAGAATTACTTAGGGAACTTAAAAACATATTTAATAAAATGGAAAAAGAACTTCCAGAAGGTAAAACACTTTATCGATCAAGGATTTACAACAATCCTCTCGAAAATTTAAAAATACCTTGTGATATAGGACCAGCACCGATTAATAATACAAAAAATAATAGGTTTAGCCCAGCTGGTATATCTTACATGTATTTATCAGAAGATATGGAAACTTGTATTAATGAAGTAAACCCACAAATAAAAGATAATGTACTCGTCGGGGAATTTAAATTGAAAAAGAAAATAAATATATTAAATTTAACAGATAGTCCAGTTAAAAGTATATTTTGTAATGATTATGACCACAAAGTAAGAATGATTTTCAAAAATTTTATAATTAAATTTGCTGAAGAAGTCAGTAAACCAATGAAAATAAGCGATAACAAAGAAATTGAATATGTACCTACGCAAGTTTTATCAGAATATGTTAGAAAGCTTGGATATAAAGGAATAATGTATAAAAGCTCATTGAATAAAGATAGTTATAATTATGTTCTCTTCTTTGGACCAGAAGATGATAATAACGAATATATTGAGTACTTTGAAAACTATTTAGAACTTAAAAATTTATTCAATGTTGAAATAACTAAGATTAAAATAACTTATAAAAAGAAAAACTAA
- a CDS encoding AAA family ATPase, with protein sequence MNLIKRELLKEIKEHLNKPEITVITGPRQSGKTTLMKIIENELISSGEKTLFLNLDIEEEMKYFKSQADLLKKIELEIGDSKGYVFIDEIQRKENAGLFLKGIYDMNLPYKFIVSGSGSIELKEKIQESLLEEKEFLNFQL encoded by the coding sequence ATGAATCTAATAAAAAGAGAGCTGCTTAAAGAGATAAAAGAACATTTAAACAAACCTGAAATTACAGTTATTACCGGCCCACGACAAAGTGGAAAAACTACATTAATGAAAATTATTGAAAATGAACTTATTTCATCTGGAGAAAAAACTTTGTTTTTGAATCTTGATATAGAAGAAGAAATGAAGTATTTTAAATCTCAAGCAGATTTATTAAAAAAAATTGAATTAGAAATAGGCGATTCTAAAGGTTATGTATTTATAGATGAAATACAGAGAAAAGAAAATGCTGGATTATTTTTAAAGGGAATATATGATATGAATTTACCATATAAGTTCATAGTTTCAGGTTCAGGAAGTATTGAGCTTAAAGAAAAAATTCAAGAATCACTGCTGGAAGAAAAAGAATTTTTGAACTTCCAACTATAA
- a CDS encoding ATP-binding protein, which translates to MGGDIIFINRFEEKKLLDEILTSSKKEVFILYGRRRVGKSALLKEVSKNKKTLFYTARKISKTEQLNSFSKSVGNFLNMGNIRFENWEDAFRTLFNYSKRENIVIILDEFQYLAEKNEEIISILQILLDEFDDSKIKLILCGSSISFMEGILAYKNPLYGRKTGSLKLNPISFENLKLFIPEYNYHQLIETYSIIGGIPYYLTLWNGKTDLFSNIENLFLKLGAPLKEEPYFILYQELREPAIYQSILEALASGRNKINEITSFIGENDSRKIQPYLKSLINLKLIKRITPALLKNPHRTKNFLYVIDDQLFRFWYRYIFPYKESVDLNEYGNVLDLIENDFSQYVSFEFEKQSVNYLKRRFNLIEAGNFWKKDVEIDMLGKDKEGKIYAAEIKWRNKKMNMKDFYNLKNKVEKIELNVDYFILVSKSGFEENLSEIDDNIYFIEFSKEKGWQDWHGVKR; encoded by the coding sequence ATGGGTGGTGATATTATTTTTATAAATCGATTTGAAGAAAAGAAATTACTCGATGAAATACTTACCTCTTCCAAAAAAGAAGTTTTTATATTATACGGAAGAAGGCGTGTCGGAAAAAGTGCTTTGTTAAAAGAAGTTTCTAAAAATAAAAAAACTCTATTTTATACCGCTAGAAAAATATCAAAAACTGAACAATTAAATAGTTTTTCTAAAAGTGTTGGAAATTTTTTAAATATGGGAAATATAAGATTTGAAAATTGGGAAGATGCTTTTAGAACCTTATTTAATTATTCAAAAAGAGAAAATATAGTTATCATTCTTGATGAATTTCAATATCTTGCAGAAAAAAATGAAGAGATAATTTCTATTCTTCAAATCTTACTAGATGAGTTTGATGACTCTAAAATTAAACTCATTCTTTGCGGTTCAAGTATAAGTTTTATGGAAGGTATATTAGCTTATAAAAATCCATTATACGGAAGAAAAACTGGGAGTTTAAAATTAAATCCTATTTCTTTTGAAAATTTAAAGCTTTTCATACCAGAGTATAATTATCACCAATTAATTGAAACCTATTCAATAATTGGAGGTATTCCATATTATCTAACTTTATGGAATGGAAAAACAGATTTGTTTTCAAACATTGAAAATTTATTTTTAAAACTTGGTGCACCGTTAAAAGAAGAACCATATTTTATTTTGTATCAAGAGTTAAGAGAGCCTGCAATCTATCAATCTATACTTGAAGCCCTTGCAAGTGGTAGAAATAAAATCAATGAAATTACATCATTTATTGGAGAAAATGATTCTCGAAAAATACAACCGTATTTGAAATCACTCATTAACTTAAAACTGATAAAAAGAATTACTCCCGCGCTTTTAAAAAATCCACACAGAACCAAAAATTTCTTGTACGTTATTGACGATCAGCTGTTTAGATTCTGGTATAGATATATTTTCCCATACAAAGAAAGCGTAGATTTAAATGAATATGGAAATGTTTTGGATTTAATTGAAAATGATTTTTCACAATATGTTTCATTTGAATTTGAAAAGCAAAGTGTAAATTACTTAAAAAGGCGTTTTAATTTAATTGAAGCGGGAAATTTCTGGAAAAAAGACGTTGAGATAGATATGTTAGGGAAAGACAAAGAAGGGAAAATATATGCTGCTGAAATAAAATGGAGAAATAAAAAGATGAATATGAAGGATTTTTATAATTTGAAAAACAAAGTCGAGAAAATAGAATTGAATGTAGACTATTTTATTTTAGTTTCAAAAAGTGGTTTTGAAGAAAATCTTTCTGAAATAGATGATAATATATACTTTATTGAATTTAGCAAAGAAAAAGGTTGGCAAGATTGGCACGGTGTAAAAAGATAA
- a CDS encoding ATP-binding protein, producing MEFYNRKKELEFFDEIKSQKQKNLFIVVYGRRRIGKTTLVRKAFEKEENVFYYFVDVLNPNNLLEKISLSFSKAVFKDWYDLFLELFEKFEFVIFDEFQNFNKVSPSILFSLQKAWDEIKYRNHSTKLIVLGSYVGLMKKLFYDNKMPLFGRKDYLVNISEFPLSESIKLLLNFGFSTKEAFEIYSLTGGIPNYLLLFKEKKSLKSHIFDLFLKDYAPLKNEGENILVLEFGSEHKSYFSILESISGSPKTISEISDLSKIEKTSLPRYLKELEEEYEIVKSIEPLFPQKKRMKKYKINDFYFDFYFNFIRKYISTIEFSPEKALELIWKNLPQYFGLKFETICQRFLKETPEVLGFIPEKIGNTWGKVPGKKNESFDIDIVAYDSENVVFGECKWTNKKVGMEDYKKLLIRSSYVNCGERKKKYILFSKEGFEKELLGIKDLILLTPEDMVEKIKSNVP from the coding sequence ATGGAGTTTTATAATAGAAAAAAAGAGCTGGAATTTTTTGATGAAATTAAATCTCAAAAGCAAAAAAATCTTTTTATAGTTGTTTACGGAAGAAGAAGGATTGGAAAAACTACACTCGTAAGAAAAGCTTTCGAAAAAGAAGAAAATGTTTTCTACTATTTTGTGGATGTTTTAAATCCAAATAACTTGCTTGAAAAAATTAGTCTTTCTTTTTCAAAAGCTGTTTTTAAAGATTGGTACGATTTGTTTCTAGAACTTTTTGAAAAATTTGAGTTTGTCATTTTCGATGAATTTCAAAATTTTAATAAAGTTTCCCCGTCCATACTTTTTTCTCTTCAAAAAGCATGGGATGAAATTAAATACAGAAACCATAGCACAAAGCTTATTGTACTAGGTTCATACGTTGGACTTATGAAAAAACTATTTTACGATAACAAAATGCCACTTTTTGGTAGAAAAGATTATTTAGTAAATATTTCTGAATTTCCATTAAGTGAATCAATAAAATTACTTTTAAACTTTGGATTCTCAACAAAAGAAGCATTCGAGATATATTCATTAACTGGTGGGATCCCAAATTATCTTTTGCTTTTTAAAGAAAAAAAATCTTTAAAAAGTCATATTTTTGACCTGTTTTTAAAAGATTATGCTCCTTTAAAAAATGAAGGGGAAAATATCCTAGTATTAGAATTTGGAAGTGAGCACAAAAGCTATTTTTCAATTCTAGAGTCAATCTCAGGTAGCCCAAAAACTATTTCTGAGATTTCAGACTTATCAAAGATTGAAAAAACTTCACTTCCACGTTATTTAAAAGAATTAGAAGAAGAATATGAAATTGTAAAATCTATTGAACCACTTTTCCCTCAAAAAAAGAGAATGAAAAAATACAAAATAAATGATTTTTATTTTGACTTCTATTTTAATTTTATACGAAAATACATTTCAACTATAGAATTTTCTCCTGAAAAAGCGCTAGAGTTAATATGGAAAAATCTTCCACAATATTTTGGATTAAAATTTGAAACAATTTGTCAAAGATTTTTGAAAGAAACACCAGAAGTTTTAGGATTTATTCCAGAGAAAATTGGAAATACGTGGGGAAAAGTTCCTGGAAAGAAAAATGAATCATTTGATATTGACATAGTTGCATATGACTCAGAAAATGTTGTTTTTGGTGAATGCAAATGGACTAACAAAAAAGTTGGTATGGAGGATTATAAAAAATTGTTGATTAGAAGCAGCTATGTAAATTGTGGAGAGAGAAAGAAAAAATATATTCTCTTTTCAAAAGAAGGGTTTGAAAAAGAATTACTAGGTATCAAAGACTTAATTTTATTAACCCCTGAAGATATGGTAGAAAAAATTAAATCAAACGTACCATAA
- a CDS encoding putative toxin-antitoxin system toxin component, PIN family, whose translation MKVVVDTNVIVSGILKPESPLAKILNLVLSEKLLICADSRIISEYRNVLLREK comes from the coding sequence GTGAAGGTAGTTGTTGATACTAATGTAATAGTTTCTGGAATATTAAAACCTGAAAGCCCCCTTGCTAAAATTTTGAATTTAGTTCTTTCAGAAAAACTATTAATATGTGCTGACAGTAGGATAATTAGCGAGTATAGAAATGTGTTGTTGAGAGAAAAGTAA
- a CDS encoding ATP-binding protein, with protein sequence MNFGGYPRVILETSLKEKNEIIKEIYQSYIEKDIVSLLRVAKISEFNLLVRILSHLTGKTLNFSNLSSETGISTKTLKNYIWYLQKTYVIDSIQPFFTNKAKELTKSPVCYFKDLGLKNYASGEFGNVNDFSFLFQNFVYINLYYLSKKYDFSIHYWRTKDKAEVDFILRKGINYIPIEVKYTNLKKFKITRALRSFIKKYQPKEAIVVNLLSKHEEKLDKTKVKIIPFYEMKKVVSDNFKSI encoded by the coding sequence ATGAATTTTGGAGGTTATCCTCGAGTTATACTTGAAACAAGTTTAAAAGAAAAAAATGAGATAATCAAAGAAATTTATCAAAGTTACATAGAAAAGGATATTGTTAGTCTTTTAAGAGTTGCCAAAATCAGTGAGTTTAATTTATTAGTTAGAATACTATCACATTTAACTGGTAAAACTCTTAATTTTTCGAATCTTTCATCAGAAACAGGAATATCTACAAAAACTTTAAAAAATTATATCTGGTATCTTCAAAAAACTTATGTAATTGACTCAATCCAACCATTTTTCACAAATAAGGCAAAGGAATTAACGAAATCCCCGGTTTGTTATTTTAAAGATTTGGGTTTAAAAAATTATGCATCTGGTGAATTTGGGAATGTAAATGACTTCAGTTTTTTATTTCAGAATTTTGTTTATATAAATCTGTATTATTTATCAAAAAAATACGATTTTTCTATTCATTATTGGAGAACAAAAGACAAAGCTGAAGTTGATTTTATTTTAAGAAAAGGTATAAATTATATTCCTATAGAAGTTAAATATACAAATCTAAAAAAATTTAAAATTACAAGAGCTTTAAGAAGTTTCATTAAAAAGTATCAACCAAAAGAAGCCATAGTTGTAAATTTGCTATCTAAGCATGAAGAAAAATTGGATAAAACAAAGGTCAAAATAATACCTTTTTATGAAATGAAAAAAGTTGTTTCTGATAATTTTAAAAGTATTTAA
- a CDS encoding metallophosphoesterase, which produces MSKSVIVSDLHIGDMSDADDFYTSGNFEKFIAFLEYIEKDEEIEKIIIAGDLFELWQCKVEKILQMYVDLWKVLLKLKETGKKIIYIPGNHDSLPFAKLVYKYFYSYLLISLILKLFNTSKRLERF; this is translated from the coding sequence ATGAGTAAATCGGTTATTGTGAGTGATTTACACATCGGTGACATGTCTGATGCTGATGATTTTTATACCTCCGGTAATTTTGAAAAATTTATAGCCTTTCTTGAATATATTGAAAAAGATGAGGAAATAGAAAAAATAATTATAGCAGGCGATTTATTTGAACTATGGCAATGTAAAGTTGAAAAAATTCTACAAATGTATGTTGATTTATGGAAAGTTTTACTTAAATTAAAAGAAACAGGAAAAAAGATAATTTATATCCCCGGCAATCATGATTCCCTTCCTTTTGCAAAGTTAGTTTACAAATATTTTTATTCCTACCTTTTGATTTCGCTTATACTTAAATTATTTAATACTTCGAAAAGATTGGAGAGATTTTGA
- a CDS encoding DUF4855 domain-containing protein, whose protein sequence is MIKQVFHDAEGVLETQQPHFKRQLKKAFEEDNTLKILDKEIKFVNSNPNKEKDYKNYSYFIELIDLILGVVSFSYDCKHDFNKVNSQKIEARKNMASKINIILWQIFNKKAYFKNFDVSFFLKIHMMKMYLLKILFLKDNQSF, encoded by the coding sequence GTGATAAAACAAGTATTTCATGATGCGGAAGGAGTTCTTGAAACACAACAACCACATTTTAAAAGACAATTAAAAAAAGCATTTGAAGAAGATAATACTTTGAAAATATTAGATAAAGAAATAAAATTTGTAAACTCTAATCCAAATAAGGAAAAAGATTATAAAAACTATTCATATTTTATAGAATTAATTGATTTGATTTTGGGAGTAGTTTCTTTTTCATATGATTGTAAGCACGATTTTAATAAAGTAAACTCTCAGAAGATAGAAGCTAGAAAAAATATGGCTTCAAAAATAAATATAATATTATGGCAGATTTTTAACAAAAAAGCTTATTTTAAAAATTTTGATGTATCTTTTTTCCTAAAAATACATATGATGAAAATGTACCTGCTGAAAATTCTTTTTTTAAAAGACAACCAATCATTTTAG